From Sulfuracidifex tepidarius, one genomic window encodes:
- a CDS encoding aldo/keto reductase, whose amino-acid sequence MKLCKKEASPVGLGTWKMGGGYWTPDYSNDGHYVSVIRHALGKGINVIDTAEMYGGGHAEELVGRAIKGLDREKIIVITKVWPSHLKFQDVIESARNSLRRLDSEYIDLYLIHWPNQEVKIEETMKAMEKLVEEGTVRCVGVSNFSVELMEEARKFHEIEANQVEYNLNHLDPEKDLMPYCERNGIKVIAYSPLGQGRSLSDERVKKLAQKYGRTPAQIVLNYIARRSIPIPKASSVEHVDEIASSLDFKLDDEDVKLLTRS is encoded by the coding sequence ATGAAGTTATGCAAAAAGGAAGCTAGTCCGGTAGGTTTAGGTACATGGAAGATGGGTGGAGGATATTGGACTCCAGACTATTCCAATGATGGTCATTACGTTTCAGTAATAAGACATGCCTTAGGAAAAGGGATCAACGTGATAGATACTGCCGAAATGTACGGCGGGGGGCATGCGGAGGAATTGGTAGGAAGGGCAATAAAGGGTCTAGATAGAGAGAAAATCATTGTGATAACTAAGGTCTGGCCTTCACACTTGAAGTTTCAAGATGTCATAGAATCTGCAAGGAATAGTCTGAGGAGGCTGGATAGTGAATACATAGATCTTTACTTGATACACTGGCCTAATCAGGAGGTCAAAATCGAGGAGACAATGAAGGCCATGGAGAAACTCGTTGAAGAAGGGACGGTGAGATGTGTTGGGGTGAGTAATTTTTCAGTTGAATTGATGGAAGAGGCAAGGAAATTCCACGAAATTGAGGCAAACCAAGTGGAATACAACCTCAATCACTTGGACCCTGAGAAGGACCTGATGCCTTACTGTGAACGCAACGGAATTAAGGTAATAGCCTACTCCCCATTAGGCCAGGGAAGATCCCTTTCAGACGAGAGGGTGAAGAAGTTAGCTCAGAAATACGGGAGAACCCCAGCTCAGATAGTTTTGAACTACATCGCTAGAAGGTCCATTCCTATACCTAAGGCTTCTAGTGTGGAACACGTAGATGAAATAGCCTCATCTTTGGACTTTAAGCTGGACGATGAGGACGTGAAACTGCTTACAAGGAGTTGA
- a CDS encoding AAA family ATPase, with product MLFDLHPKERREELFGREREIEYSVNQLLSKNWILIGGQREMGKTSLMKVVINELRKEHGFKGIYINLRGVRNLNSLLEMMLSEISNTKIELNVRINFMIGSAGVKVKKGAKVVNSLIELLNSIEDNFVIGLDEVQELSQASKYFLDVLGNVFTSNEKVRFIFTGSYIGVTRSLIDPPSLSPLHGRPPVVLNLRRFREEESASFLKRGMEELNLDFNREDQVVKRLDGVVGWLTLFGNLHAVRGMSFEDALNSTVAEGSKIMVDEFKHFLENKGNKALYVKLMEIVKVVSRWSEIKRGIEISLGNIDDKELTLALDSLVNNNFMEKGDKGEYKIVDPLLREIDFGRIWLPT from the coding sequence TTGCTTTTCGACCTTCACCCGAAGGAGAGGAGGGAAGAGCTATTCGGGAGGGAAAGAGAGATAGAATATTCTGTGAATCAATTGTTATCAAAGAATTGGATTTTAATAGGAGGACAGAGGGAGATGGGCAAAACCAGTCTGATGAAGGTCGTAATCAACGAGTTAAGGAAAGAGCACGGTTTCAAGGGAATCTACATTAACCTCAGAGGAGTTAGAAACCTGAACTCGTTGCTAGAAATGATGTTGTCTGAGATCAGTAACACTAAGATAGAGCTGAACGTGAGAATCAACTTCATGATCGGGTCAGCGGGCGTCAAGGTTAAGAAGGGGGCTAAAGTAGTTAATAGCCTCATTGAACTGCTCAACTCAATTGAAGATAACTTCGTCATAGGACTCGATGAGGTCCAGGAGTTATCTCAAGCCAGTAAGTACTTTTTAGACGTATTAGGCAACGTCTTCACCTCCAACGAGAAAGTCAGGTTCATATTCACTGGGTCTTACATAGGAGTTACCAGATCACTCATCGACCCGCCTTCATTATCCCCACTTCACGGGAGGCCTCCGGTAGTCCTGAACTTAAGGCGCTTCAGAGAAGAGGAGTCTGCGAGCTTCCTCAAACGCGGAATGGAGGAGTTGAACCTCGACTTCAACAGGGAAGATCAAGTCGTGAAGAGGTTGGACGGAGTGGTAGGCTGGTTAACTCTTTTCGGCAACCTCCACGCGGTTAGAGGAATGAGTTTTGAAGATGCGTTGAATTCAACTGTGGCAGAGGGAAGCAAGATCATGGTTGATGAGTTCAAACACTTTCTTGAAAACAAGGGTAACAAAGCCTTGTATGTGAAACTGATGGAGATAGTCAAGGTAGTGAGCAGATGGAGCGAAATCAAAAGGGGCATAGAAATAAGCCTGGGCAACATAGACGACAAGGAACTAACCTTAGCTCTCGACTCGCTCGTGAACAACAACTTCATGGAGAAAGGGGATAAAGGAGAATACAAGATAGTCGACCCTTTGTTGAGGGAAATAGATTTCGGCAGAATATGGCTACCTACCTAG
- a CDS encoding alpha-E domain-containing protein: MTQSKSTGYKIFWAGRYLERLENIARIGLFLSMRGEEDLVKTSLSVDDVKGYAETEFNILREDMRSFADENVMASLSYLERAVFSDSIGEKYYRDLLQSVLAVGNAIEGFMAPSSNLAMPKKQEEVREEGQRR, encoded by the coding sequence TTGACGCAGAGTAAGTCCACTGGGTACAAGATCTTCTGGGCTGGAAGGTACCTCGAAAGGTTGGAGAACATAGCCAGGATAGGGCTGTTCCTCTCAATGAGGGGAGAGGAGGACTTGGTGAAGACGTCTCTCTCCGTTGATGACGTCAAGGGATATGCAGAAACTGAGTTCAATATCCTAAGGGAGGACATGAGGAGCTTCGCAGACGAGAACGTAATGGCTTCACTGTCGTATCTAGAGAGGGCAGTATTTTCAGATTCTATTGGCGAAAAATACTATAGAGACCTGCTTCAATCAGTTCTCGCAGTGGGAAACGCTATAGAAGGCTTCATGGCACCTTCGTCAAACTTGGCAATGCCGAAGAAACAGGAGGAGGTCAGAGAAGAAGGTCAGAGGAGGTAG
- a CDS encoding transglutaminase family protein encodes MDQMRAKMQEEKTLLSVTYKAVYEYESVVLLNDNIVKIVPYPSGNQRLIHEEVGTEPEGHKVRFTDSFGNINYRIKVTEQHTSLVISSQSKVEVRRVPMVDCVLPCRIGEERYLFSSDLIDVDFFSEIGTKVRRSSHTLDELIRNVVSLVRERMEYEPGSTYIDTEASKSFKIGKGVCQDFAHVTIGILRASGVPARYVMGLVDKNPKVTHAWVEFLSPAGWVPIDPTRGILYDIGYVKFAVGRDYNDTPPIKGSFISSGKGRLSRLEVKVDAE; translated from the coding sequence ATGGATCAGATGAGAGCTAAGATGCAGGAAGAGAAGACTTTGCTGAGCGTCACGTACAAGGCTGTTTATGAGTACGAAAGTGTGGTTTTGCTTAACGACAACATAGTGAAGATCGTGCCGTATCCTTCAGGGAACCAGAGGTTAATCCACGAGGAAGTGGGGACAGAGCCAGAGGGCCATAAGGTCAGGTTCACCGACTCATTCGGGAACATAAATTACAGGATAAAAGTCACGGAACAGCACACATCGTTAGTCATTAGTAGTCAGAGTAAGGTAGAGGTTAGGAGAGTCCCCATGGTTGACTGCGTCCTCCCTTGTAGGATAGGCGAAGAGAGGTACCTCTTCTCGAGTGACCTGATAGACGTGGATTTCTTCTCCGAGATTGGAACTAAGGTTAGGAGATCATCACACACGTTAGACGAGCTAATCAGGAACGTCGTATCTTTAGTTAGGGAAAGGATGGAGTATGAGCCGGGATCCACTTACATAGACACTGAGGCGTCGAAGAGCTTCAAAATAGGTAAGGGGGTTTGCCAGGACTTCGCCCACGTTACCATAGGTATCCTCAGGGCTTCAGGCGTGCCAGCCAGATACGTCATGGGATTAGTGGATAAAAACCCTAAGGTGACCCATGCTTGGGTGGAGTTCCTCTCTCCTGCGGGATGGGTTCCGATAGACCCTACCAGGGGGATCCTTTACGACATTGGGTATGTCAAGTTCGCCGTGGGAAGGGACTACAACGACACGCCCCCCATTAAGGGTTCATTCATCAGTTCAGGAAAGGGGAGATTGAGCAGGTTAGAGGTGAAAGTTGACGCAGAGTAA
- a CDS encoding circularly permuted type 2 ATP-grasp protein: MFDIKLSENDEFFEYNDSRYKEIIEKLNTVNPTEVASLVNRLASLSGFTFYTGYFFRPVKIDPIPRVLNSGEFNEIGVELSKRMDALNRLLYDIYHDKPSRLNEELVVKSPYFRPEMFGFDPPHGIYVYIMGEDIVKVKGEPLILEDNVRVPSGMSYAKRSQEIVESVLKLGMKSKQAMLTMMRTLIRASDTRDPVIAILTDGTYNSAYFEHKFYSDRLNLLMVEPSDLRYEGGEVLAKTLEGDVKVDVIYRRIEDLDVLTPGLMKAYLRGDVNIVNSPGTGIADDKMTFCFMPKIMEDYGIKPKLRQPFSFPVEEINEDVIEKLVLKRREGYGGTGTFIMSELDVNKRAVVLKELRKNPTEFIAQELLDFDTVLSVIDDRFYETYADLRFFTFTEGTADSVLSRVAPVGSRVTNNSSGGLVKPVWIR, from the coding sequence ATGTTTGATATAAAGTTGTCAGAAAATGATGAGTTCTTTGAGTATAATGATTCAAGATATAAAGAAATAATTGAAAAATTGAATACGGTAAACCCGACAGAAGTAGCAAGTTTGGTGAACAGATTAGCTTCATTATCGGGTTTCACTTTCTACACGGGGTACTTCTTCAGACCTGTTAAGATAGACCCAATACCAAGGGTTCTGAACTCCGGGGAGTTCAACGAAATAGGGGTGGAACTGAGCAAGAGGATGGATGCCCTGAATCGCCTGCTTTACGACATCTACCATGATAAGCCGTCCAGACTTAACGAGGAGCTGGTGGTCAAGTCGCCTTACTTCAGACCCGAGATGTTCGGCTTCGATCCCCCTCATGGGATTTACGTATACATCATGGGAGAGGACATAGTGAAGGTCAAGGGGGAGCCCTTAATCCTGGAGGACAACGTAAGGGTACCCTCGGGTATGAGTTACGCTAAGAGATCTCAAGAGATAGTGGAGTCAGTGCTGAAGCTCGGGATGAAGTCTAAGCAAGCGATGTTAACCATGATGCGTACCTTGATTAGGGCTTCTGACACCAGGGACCCCGTGATAGCGATTTTGACTGACGGTACGTATAACTCAGCGTATTTCGAGCATAAGTTCTATTCTGACAGGCTGAACTTGTTGATGGTCGAACCATCAGATTTACGTTATGAAGGAGGTGAGGTGTTGGCAAAAACGCTGGAGGGCGACGTGAAAGTTGACGTAATATATAGGAGGATAGAGGATTTGGACGTGTTAACACCTGGGTTAATGAAGGCTTACTTGAGGGGAGACGTGAACATAGTCAACTCCCCCGGTACTGGGATAGCGGACGATAAGATGACATTCTGTTTCATGCCCAAGATAATGGAGGATTACGGTATAAAGCCGAAGTTGAGGCAACCCTTCTCCTTCCCAGTAGAGGAGATAAATGAAGACGTCATAGAGAAGCTAGTCCTGAAGAGGAGAGAAGGGTACGGTGGCACCGGCACTTTCATAATGTCTGAGTTAGACGTGAACAAGAGGGCGGTCGTCTTGAAGGAGCTGAGGAAGAACCCCACCGAGTTCATAGCGCAAGAACTATTAGACTTCGATACAGTTCTTTCAGTCATAGATGACCGGTTTTATGAGACTTACGCAGACCTCAGGTTCTTCACGTTCACAGAGGGTACAGCCGACTCAGTTCTGTCAAGAGTCGCCCCGGTGGGGAGCAGGGTCACAAACAACAGCTCCGGAGGACTGGTGAAGCCTGTATGGATCAGATGA
- a CDS encoding putative integrase, whose amino-acid sequence MEKDSKGNVKEIYIGSLDKIIETYLKLKAGVLGDSSP is encoded by the coding sequence ATAGAGAAGGACTCAAAGGGTAACGTAAAGGAAATTTACATAGGTTCCTTAGATAAGATAATCGAAACTTACCTTAAATTGAAAGCAGGGGTACTGGGGGATTCGTCCCCCTAA
- a CDS encoding DUF302 domain-containing protein, producing MELLKVKEKFQEAIELLGNAIQENNLKIVSRINAQENLAKANLKIKGNYIFEVFRPDLAYKLFNLDIRAGIVPPLRIYVFEKGDETFVEYWKPSEILNKWGAEEIGRELDETFYKIMKRLSVIERESLSL from the coding sequence ATGGAGCTCCTAAAGGTAAAGGAAAAGTTCCAAGAAGCAATAGAATTGTTGGGCAATGCGATTCAGGAAAACAACCTCAAAATAGTATCTAGAATTAATGCCCAGGAGAACCTAGCTAAGGCTAACCTGAAGATAAAAGGAAACTACATTTTCGAGGTATTCAGGCCCGACCTGGCTTACAAATTATTTAACTTAGATATAAGGGCAGGGATAGTCCCTCCCCTTAGGATTTACGTCTTTGAAAAGGGTGATGAGACGTTCGTGGAGTACTGGAAGCCAAGTGAAATACTAAACAAGTGGGGGGCGGAGGAGATAGGAAGGGAACTGGACGAAACGTTCTACAAGATCATGAAAAGGCTCAGCGTGATTGAAAGGGAAAGTCTCTCCCTCTGA
- the cobB gene encoding NAD-dependent protein deacetylase: MYEKIVEYLLSSSYQIAFTGAGMSTGSGISDFRGPNGLWKRYSPEIASADFLRKDPKSFWEFYSVRMRGLFEASANPSHKALAEMERMGLLKWVITQNIDGLHQQGGSRNVIEIHGTMRRSYCSTCFEPYESSEVLKMIDQGQNPPLCKCGGVIRPDVVLFGEPVKEIERALKIASRADLVMAIGTSLTVYPANLVPRTVKENGGRLIIVNMEETPLDEVADEVVRGQVEKVLPEIVEEIKSELGKVR; encoded by the coding sequence ATGTACGAGAAAATAGTGGAATATCTTCTTTCCTCTTCCTATCAAATAGCGTTCACCGGGGCGGGGATGAGCACGGGCTCAGGTATATCAGACTTCAGGGGACCTAACGGACTCTGGAAGAGATATTCCCCTGAAATTGCTTCTGCGGACTTCCTGAGGAAAGATCCCAAGTCTTTCTGGGAATTTTATTCAGTTAGAATGAGGGGGCTTTTCGAGGCATCGGCAAATCCCTCACATAAAGCCCTGGCAGAAATGGAGAGAATGGGACTCTTGAAATGGGTCATTACACAGAACATAGACGGCCTACATCAACAGGGAGGCTCCCGTAACGTTATCGAGATACACGGTACCATGAGAAGGTCTTATTGTTCTACGTGTTTTGAGCCTTACGAATCAAGCGAAGTCCTGAAAATGATAGACCAAGGACAAAACCCACCTCTGTGCAAGTGCGGAGGCGTGATCAGACCTGACGTTGTACTCTTCGGCGAACCCGTAAAGGAAATAGAGAGAGCTTTAAAGATAGCTTCTAGGGCTGACCTAGTCATGGCCATCGGGACTTCGCTTACAGTATACCCTGCTAACCTGGTTCCGAGGACGGTAAAGGAAAACGGCGGGAGGTTGATCATAGTGAACATGGAGGAAACTCCTTTGGACGAAGTGGCAGATGAGGTTGTCAGAGGCCAGGTAGAGAAGGTCTTACCGGAGATAGTTGAAGAGATAAAGTCTGAGTTGGGTAAAGTTAGATGA
- a CDS encoding APC family permease — MQRSKKLSFFQALSIGLGNIIGAGIFIMAGASISSAGPSAIIAFVVTAVYASLVGLNNAELSSDFPSVEGGVYSFTNLTMGETMGFLVGWFRLIAYSISGAATALGFSGYLVSLGLPTVLYFPFAVILILVLALVDYHGLRLAAIIESLLVVINIVGLIAFIASSTLISGFREENFAPFLPHGVLGLLVASNIAFFAYSGFNTIATLTPSVENGERTVPKAIIASLMISSSLYMLVTFSMIDSLYWTKFGTASDPLSLVLESIRTPLPLLYFIDATALIAATTVTLSIIIAAERTMDQMVMDSMLPRFLKGKKETLIVIVSVMLASLSLGNVESIALASNFGIVFSYALSGIQVAIARKRGIKGKFRSPLFPFIQIASVILSLVFMVSLGSDALIIGTITLIIGLVLFTFHKEFIKHEGHSV, encoded by the coding sequence GTGCAGAGATCTAAGAAGCTGAGCTTCTTTCAAGCATTGTCGATAGGCTTAGGAAATATAATAGGGGCAGGTATATTCATAATGGCTGGGGCTAGCATAAGCTCCGCAGGGCCTTCCGCCATAATAGCATTCGTGGTAACGGCAGTTTACGCTTCTCTTGTAGGTTTAAATAACGCTGAGCTGTCGTCCGACTTCCCCTCGGTAGAAGGAGGGGTGTACAGCTTCACCAACCTGACCATGGGGGAGACCATGGGGTTCCTTGTGGGCTGGTTCAGGCTTATAGCATACTCCATTAGCGGGGCTGCTACAGCGTTGGGGTTCTCAGGTTACTTGGTCTCGTTGGGCTTACCTACAGTTCTGTACTTCCCTTTTGCCGTAATCTTGATACTCGTTCTAGCTTTAGTGGATTATCACGGCTTAAGGCTTGCGGCGATAATCGAGAGCCTCCTTGTAGTGATTAACATAGTCGGTCTGATAGCATTCATTGCGTCCTCTACACTGATTTCGGGCTTCAGGGAGGAAAACTTCGCTCCGTTCTTACCTCACGGCGTTCTTGGTCTTCTCGTAGCCTCAAACATAGCCTTCTTTGCATACTCTGGGTTCAACACTATAGCTACGCTGACTCCCAGCGTTGAAAACGGGGAGAGGACGGTACCGAAGGCGATAATTGCCTCGCTCATGATAAGTTCCTCCTTATACATGCTCGTCACTTTCTCCATGATAGACTCTCTGTACTGGACTAAGTTCGGCACTGCTTCAGACCCTCTGTCGTTGGTACTGGAGAGCATCAGGACACCCTTACCTTTGCTTTACTTCATAGACGCAACTGCGCTCATAGCAGCTACAACTGTAACTCTGTCCATCATAATAGCTGCCGAAAGGACCATGGACCAGATGGTCATGGACTCCATGCTACCGCGTTTCCTGAAAGGAAAGAAGGAAACCTTAATCGTAATAGTTTCGGTCATGCTTGCTTCACTTAGCCTGGGAAATGTGGAAAGCATAGCGCTTGCATCTAACTTCGGTATAGTTTTCTCCTATGCTCTTTCAGGTATTCAAGTCGCAATAGCTAGAAAAAGAGGAATTAAAGGTAAGTTCAGATCCCCGTTATTTCCGTTCATACAGATAGCGTCTGTGATACTATCCTTAGTATTCATGGTATCCCTGGGGAGCGATGCGCTCATAATAGGAACGATAACTCTCATCATTGGCTTGGTATTATTTACTTTCCATAAGGAGTTCATTAAGCACGAGGGTCACAGCGTATGA
- a CDS encoding pyridoxal-phosphate dependent enzyme, whose product MKQICTRCGKERGGLELKCTRCGGPFKLEVDFPFSRNLRENFPYVKEWVSLGEWNTPMLKGDLYYKLDFLNPTGSYKDRGSVTMISYLKQTGIREISEDSSGNAGASVAAYGAAAGMKVSVFVPSSAKGNKVKQIVAYGASVVKVNGSREDVELAAERSGLYHASHVLEPHFRDGIRSLAYEIVRDLGWESPSEVYLPVSAGTLLLGVHEGFKHMLREGVIRDMPKIVAVQSKQVSPLCSVVNHEDYDPPENVTSIADALVSTNPTLLREMLEAIKEGECVTVSDDEIVDAWKDLARKGLLVEYSSATTLAGYKKRKDKDMAVLVLTGSGLKTI is encoded by the coding sequence ATGAAACAGATCTGCACTAGGTGCGGAAAAGAAAGGGGAGGACTGGAGCTTAAGTGCACTAGGTGCGGAGGTCCTTTCAAGTTGGAGGTGGACTTTCCGTTCTCGAGGAACCTCAGGGAAAACTTTCCTTACGTTAAGGAGTGGGTAAGCTTGGGAGAATGGAACACGCCAATGCTGAAGGGAGATCTTTACTATAAGCTTGACTTCCTGAACCCCACGGGGTCATATAAGGATAGAGGATCTGTGACTATGATATCATACCTAAAGCAGACGGGGATTAGGGAGATCTCCGAGGACTCTTCAGGTAACGCGGGTGCATCGGTAGCAGCTTACGGTGCAGCTGCGGGGATGAAGGTGTCAGTCTTCGTCCCTTCGTCTGCTAAGGGGAACAAGGTGAAACAAATTGTGGCTTACGGTGCCTCGGTTGTGAAAGTCAATGGAAGTAGGGAGGACGTGGAACTTGCGGCGGAGAGGTCGGGGTTATATCACGCTTCTCACGTCTTGGAGCCACACTTCCGAGACGGGATAAGGTCTCTGGCCTACGAGATAGTTAGGGATTTGGGGTGGGAGTCTCCGAGCGAAGTTTACTTACCCGTTTCGGCTGGGACACTACTCTTGGGAGTTCACGAGGGTTTCAAGCATATGTTAAGGGAAGGAGTCATCCGCGATATGCCCAAAATAGTCGCGGTACAGTCCAAACAAGTGAGCCCTCTCTGTTCCGTGGTTAATCACGAGGACTACGACCCGCCTGAAAACGTGACTTCCATAGCAGACGCTTTAGTCTCTACCAACCCAACCCTCCTACGGGAAATGTTGGAGGCGATCAAGGAAGGCGAATGTGTTACCGTCTCTGATGACGAGATAGTTGACGCATGGAAGGATCTGGCTAGAAAGGGACTATTAGTGGAGTACAGCTCAGCTACGACGTTAGCGGGGTATAAAAAGAGGAAGGACAAGGACATGGCTGTCCTGGTACTCACGGGGTCAGGCCTGAAGACGATTTGA
- a CDS encoding APC family permease, translating to MAELKRKVFHILDLVPLSTSSVAPAFSISAAYGVMTEIMGVHATMSVLVAFPFFLMASLLLRKLNKISPNAGASYHWGAKLVGKRYGLFQFWIVSLAYFLSLPPIVIPAGEYTLDLLYRIGIISYSFESSVLWDSIVGIAWVIVSAIPLILGAKPTAKLTEAFLAVELAVLVSFIAIGIYSIPRSINPFSPSMLFDGSFLFSPRGFLGLAATLVIVATILDGWEIDSYASEESQKPTQWPGLSGIAGLAIVFSIYMVTMPLMSMETPTSALSVSVDPLATWASQVIPRYVWVMDIAVISSTASSLWLTAYILSRVWYSAGREGILPSKFSSVTGNGSPWVAVVSITLLEVVVQILQLSSPSLQSFFGLVLTAAGAFLSLEFSMDALTITYLVVKGSIPQRYGAVSLPTALFMSSVVFLGILDAGQAFGINSSQYALVLLSLILPGLLFLLRNRKMKLVEVKLDDLERDVRKDPT from the coding sequence TTGGCTGAGCTCAAGAGGAAGGTGTTCCACATCCTCGATCTGGTGCCACTCTCTACCTCGAGCGTAGCGCCGGCTTTCAGCATTTCCGCAGCATACGGCGTGATGACAGAAATCATGGGAGTTCACGCGACGATGTCAGTCCTTGTCGCTTTCCCGTTCTTCCTGATGGCCTCCTTGCTCTTGAGGAAGTTGAACAAGATATCCCCTAACGCGGGAGCGTCTTACCACTGGGGAGCAAAGCTGGTAGGGAAAAGGTATGGTTTGTTCCAGTTCTGGATAGTCTCCCTAGCTTACTTCCTTTCTCTTCCTCCAATTGTGATACCTGCGGGAGAGTACACGCTTGACCTCCTTTACAGGATAGGGATCATTAGTTACTCGTTCGAAAGCAGCGTGTTATGGGACTCAATCGTGGGTATAGCATGGGTGATAGTGTCAGCGATACCGCTCATCTTAGGTGCGAAACCCACAGCCAAACTGACAGAGGCGTTCTTGGCAGTGGAGCTGGCAGTGTTGGTGAGCTTCATCGCGATAGGGATCTACTCCATCCCTAGGTCAATAAACCCTTTCTCGCCCTCGATGCTCTTTGACGGGAGCTTCCTCTTCAGCCCCAGGGGATTCTTGGGCTTAGCGGCAACCTTAGTAATAGTAGCCACTATTCTTGATGGATGGGAGATAGACAGTTACGCTTCAGAGGAGTCACAGAAACCTACCCAGTGGCCTGGGCTCTCGGGGATAGCAGGGCTAGCAATAGTCTTCTCCATTTACATGGTCACGATGCCTCTCATGTCGATGGAGACTCCCACCTCAGCACTCAGCGTCTCGGTAGATCCCCTCGCCACTTGGGCTTCGCAAGTCATCCCAAGATACGTGTGGGTGATGGACATAGCCGTGATCTCTTCTACTGCTAGTTCTCTGTGGTTAACAGCTTACATACTTAGCAGGGTATGGTACTCTGCTGGTAGAGAAGGTATACTACCCTCAAAGTTCTCTTCTGTCACGGGAAACGGTAGCCCTTGGGTGGCTGTAGTGTCAATTACGCTCTTAGAAGTGGTAGTGCAGATATTACAGCTTTCTTCCCCCAGCCTGCAGTCCTTCTTCGGGCTCGTCCTGACTGCAGCTGGAGCTTTCCTTTCCCTGGAGTTCAGCATGGATGCTTTAACCATTACTTACCTGGTCGTGAAGGGGTCAATCCCGCAGAGGTACGGAGCGGTCTCTTTACCTACCGCACTCTTCATGTCGTCTGTGGTCTTCCTCGGTATCCTAGATGCAGGTCAAGCTTTCGGAATCAACTCATCGCAATATGCCCTAGTTCTATTATCACTTATCCTCCCAGGTCTCCTTTTCCTGTTAAGAAATAGAAAGATGAAACTAGTAGAGGTGAAACTAGATGATTTGGAACGAGATGTACGAAAAGATCCAACTTAA